One Luoshenia tenuis DNA window includes the following coding sequences:
- a CDS encoding metallophosphoesterase has translation MAGLWIALALAALLVLARLIYDFSALKVTHIALEHPKIAAPVRICHLSDLHTRSFGRGNRRLQQKVAALAPDLICMTGDMADRRRKNARFVRETARVLAAIAPLYYVSGNHDTYVNKRKNRLFGAVQVRAGGGEAPGRTERVVHIGRTSIGISALSDDDDKDAALIARARRLRFKGEAFHLFLCHKPEIYPDIADIGFDLMLAGHAHGGQIRLPGLPALFAPGQGLLPQYVGGLYREGGSALALSRGLGASSRMPFRFWNPPEILCITLQPSKKEDKGC, from the coding sequence ATGGCGGGCTTATGGATCGCGCTGGCGCTGGCGGCCCTGCTGGTTTTGGCGCGGCTGATCTATGATTTCAGCGCGCTGAAGGTGACGCACATCGCTTTAGAACACCCCAAGATCGCCGCGCCTGTACGCATCTGCCACTTGAGCGACCTGCACACGCGCTCTTTCGGGCGGGGCAACCGGCGGCTGCAACAAAAGGTCGCCGCGCTTGCGCCTGACCTGATCTGTATGACCGGGGACATGGCCGACCGGCGCCGGAAAAACGCGCGCTTTGTGCGCGAAACTGCCCGGGTACTGGCCGCTATCGCCCCGCTTTACTACGTATCCGGTAACCACGATACCTATGTAAATAAGCGCAAAAACCGGCTGTTTGGCGCGGTGCAAGTGCGCGCGGGCGGTGGGGAGGCGCCGGGAAGGACCGAGCGGGTGGTACACATCGGCAGGACTTCTATCGGCATCAGCGCGCTTTCGGATGACGACGACAAGGATGCGGCGCTGATCGCACGGGCGCGCAGGCTGCGCTTTAAGGGCGAGGCCTTCCACCTGTTTTTATGCCATAAGCCCGAGATATACCCGGATATCGCGGACATCGGCTTTGATTTGATGCTGGCGGGCCATGCGCATGGCGGGCAGATCCGCCTGCCGGGGCTGCCCGCGCTTTTTGCCCCCGGGCAGGGGTTGCTGCCCCAATATGTGGGCGGCTTGTACCGGGAGGGAGGAAGCGCGCTGGCGCTCAGCCGGGGGCTTGGGGCCTCCAGCCGGATGCCGTTTCGCTTTTGGAACCCGCCCGAGATCTTGTGCATTACGCTGCAGCCATCCAAAAAGGAGGATAAGGGATGCTGA
- a CDS encoding glutaredoxin family protein: protein MQEILMFILPDCPYCHEAKRLIDQLCRENPEYSKIPLRVIDERAQKELADRYDYYYVPTFYVGGQKLHEGVPDMEKVRRVLEAACRPAL, encoded by the coding sequence ATGCAGGAGATACTGATGTTTATTCTGCCCGATTGCCCTTATTGCCATGAGGCGAAAAGGCTGATCGACCAGCTCTGCCGAGAGAACCCGGAGTATAGCAAGATCCCGCTGCGGGTGATCGACGAGCGTGCGCAAAAGGAGTTGGCGGACCGGTACGATTATTATTACGTGCCTACCTTCTATGTGGGCGGGCAAAAGCTGCACGAGGGCGTGCCGGATATGGAAAAGGTGCGCCGGGTATTGGAGGCCGCCTGCCGCCCGGCGCTGTAA
- a CDS encoding alpha/beta hydrolase, whose protein sequence is MQGNLEKFDLSGRVCAVLAPRGKGPYGCALLCGLEPEQLPALAQNLPDMVLMAVQADGMRDYTPWAAPPLQADRPFTGQAQDFLDFLTGQALPALALRAPVEERPCRRLLAGYSLGGLFALWAAGQCGAFGLVASLSGSLWYDGWLRYLQDTPLQAGRIYLSLGRAEEHGGPARMRAVGEATRSSYALLSGRLGPGRVTLQWNRGGHFTGIPARWQRALCWAAPYLTNSDYGDMAPDAGPD, encoded by the coding sequence ATGCAGGGAAATTTGGAAAAATTTGACCTGTCCGGGCGAGTGTGCGCGGTTTTGGCGCCCCGGGGAAAAGGGCCTTATGGCTGCGCGCTGCTTTGCGGGCTGGAACCAGAGCAGCTGCCTGCCCTGGCCCAGAACCTGCCGGATATGGTGCTGATGGCCGTACAGGCTGATGGCATGCGGGATTACACCCCCTGGGCTGCCCCGCCGCTGCAGGCGGACAGGCCCTTTACCGGGCAGGCGCAGGATTTTTTGGATTTTTTGACCGGACAGGCGCTGCCGGCGCTGGCGCTGCGGGCGCCGGTGGAGGAGCGGCCCTGCCGCAGGCTGCTGGCGGGTTACTCGCTGGGCGGCCTGTTTGCGCTATGGGCCGCGGGGCAATGCGGGGCGTTTGGGCTGGTCGCCTCGCTGTCCGGCTCGCTATGGTACGATGGGTGGCTAAGATACCTGCAGGATACCCCGCTGCAGGCCGGCCGCATCTACCTTTCCCTGGGGCGCGCGGAGGAGCATGGCGGCCCTGCGCGTATGCGCGCCGTGGGGGAGGCTACGCGCAGCAGCTACGCGCTTTTATCCGGGCGGTTGGGGCCGGGACGCGTTACCCTCCAGTGGAACCGGGGCGGGCATTTTACCGGCATCCCGGCGCGCTGGCAAAGGGCGCTTTGCTGGGCGGCGCCCTATCTGACGAATTCTGATTATGGGGATATGGCCCCTGACGCTGGGCCAGACTAA
- a CDS encoding DUF1540 domain-containing protein: MSDCMGRQAIHCDVTKCAFNEDSCRCGLDAIDVCNCRDDGTGRKEDQSMCASFQQR, translated from the coding sequence ATGAGTGATTGCATGGGCCGTCAGGCCATCCACTGCGATGTGACCAAGTGCGCGTTCAACGAGGACAGTTGCCGCTGCGGGCTGGACGCCATCGACGTTTGCAACTGCCGCGACGATGGGACCGGGCGCAAAGAAGACCAGAGCATGTGCGCCAGCTTCCAGCAGCGCTAG
- a CDS encoding glycosyl hydrolase family 28-related protein: protein MQSSKSFYLQAPKDPRAAYLTPENFPVRGDGVNDDTLGIQAAINQVKEEMGYGVVLIPEGTYRITRTLYVPKAVRLIGYGQNRPTFVLEDNAPGFDQDDPEDKGQSKYLLWYVDRVPKLGEAVRDANAGTFYSALVNVDLRLGKGNPSAVALRTHFAQHSFIAHVDIHIESGRAGMFDAGNEMEDVRFFGGDYGIISTRTSPSWPFVMVDTAFYGQRKAALCTQEVGLTAIRTHVKDTPVFAQTPDGFYEKLYVEDSVLENITDTALVISLEDNSVGQINLRNVACHNVPTLARFRASGKVCAGREGDYLITRFTHGLVQEGLGAHEEMRTLCEVSALSAPPVMPESDIPALPPVSAWVNLKDLGAKGDNCTDDTDVLEAALQKYDCLYLPQGWYIVTRPLKMRPGTRLIGLNPISTQLVVPDNCEAFGDVGAPLPLLEVAPGGQNILFGIGLNAGANNPRIVGCKWCAGAGSYMNDVKFVGGHGTMGWDGQNQPSYNANRTADPDIDRVWDYQYWSLWVAGGGGVFKDVWTASTFAAAGFYASDTHIPSRIYAMSIEHHCRNEVKFKNVRNWKVYGLQTEEEVAESRHCQPLELRDCANLLFANTYLFRVIWLYNPYPYAITTQGCRDIEFAGVHNFTQVKYTMDNLLFDRTSGLEVRPWQLSSLILGEKAEKRPPVTCPAVLNGLPQKLAGGFEFPDAITTDQKGNVYFSESRMRRIYRWDAAAQTLKLIWDAPFKPLGLAVDTLGNLLVACEFIIPKGATQGGRPVVGDKPNEPTSYGTWYRADAVVRMYAIDPENPEESVRPLPLQDMQGVAKVARAYYPGNRWRDSNDYLQKAVEPCEKCFVAPDGVTIIPYCYDLIRMSTLSPATPGAPFYAVDEYLKRTVRFDVDAKGALSNPQVVAERGEYSVAQDACGRLFVPNGQLYVYAADGAPLGWVDCPDRPSCVAFGGADGKTLYMTTRSGFYAVALA, encoded by the coding sequence ATGCAAAGTTCAAAATCGTTTTATTTGCAGGCGCCAAAGGACCCCCGCGCCGCCTACCTCACGCCGGAGAACTTCCCCGTGCGCGGCGACGGCGTAAATGACGATACGTTGGGTATACAGGCAGCCATCAACCAGGTAAAAGAGGAGATGGGCTACGGCGTCGTCTTGATCCCGGAGGGGACTTACCGGATCACCCGCACCCTTTACGTACCCAAAGCCGTGCGGCTGATCGGTTACGGGCAAAACCGCCCCACCTTTGTGCTGGAGGATAACGCCCCCGGTTTTGACCAAGATGACCCGGAGGATAAGGGGCAAAGCAAATACCTACTTTGGTATGTGGACCGGGTGCCTAAGCTGGGCGAGGCAGTGCGGGACGCCAACGCCGGCACCTTTTACAGCGCCCTGGTCAATGTGGACCTGCGCTTAGGCAAGGGTAACCCCAGCGCGGTGGCGCTGCGCACCCATTTTGCCCAGCACAGCTTTATCGCCCACGTGGATATCCACATTGAAAGCGGCCGGGCCGGGATGTTTGACGCGGGCAATGAGATGGAGGACGTGCGCTTTTTCGGCGGGGATTACGGCATCATCTCCACCCGTACCTCCCCCAGCTGGCCCTTTGTGATGGTGGATACCGCCTTTTACGGCCAGCGCAAAGCCGCCCTTTGCACCCAGGAGGTGGGGTTGACCGCCATCCGCACCCATGTAAAGGATACCCCGGTGTTTGCCCAAACGCCGGATGGCTTTTACGAAAAGCTGTACGTGGAGGACAGCGTGCTGGAGAACATCACCGATACCGCCCTTGTCATCAGCTTGGAGGATAACAGCGTGGGCCAGATCAACCTGCGCAATGTCGCCTGCCATAACGTGCCTACCCTGGCCCGCTTCCGGGCGAGCGGCAAGGTCTGCGCCGGGCGGGAGGGCGATTATCTCATAACCCGCTTTACCCATGGCCTGGTGCAGGAGGGCTTGGGCGCGCACGAAGAGATGCGCACCCTTTGCGAGGTTTCCGCCCTATCTGCGCCGCCGGTCATGCCGGAGAGCGACATTCCGGCCCTGCCGCCGGTTTCGGCCTGGGTCAACCTCAAGGACCTGGGCGCCAAGGGCGATAACTGCACCGACGATACCGACGTACTGGAGGCCGCGCTGCAAAAGTACGATTGCTTGTATCTGCCCCAGGGCTGGTACATCGTCACCCGTCCGCTGAAGATGCGCCCGGGCACGAGGCTTATCGGCTTAAACCCCATCTCTACCCAACTGGTGGTGCCGGATAACTGCGAGGCTTTTGGCGACGTGGGCGCGCCGCTGCCGCTGTTGGAGGTGGCCCCGGGCGGGCAGAACATCCTCTTTGGCATCGGTCTAAATGCCGGGGCCAATAACCCCCGCATCGTGGGGTGCAAGTGGTGCGCGGGCGCCGGTAGCTATATGAACGATGTCAAGTTCGTGGGCGGCCACGGCACCATGGGCTGGGACGGGCAAAACCAGCCCAGCTATAACGCCAACCGCACGGCGGACCCGGATATCGACCGGGTGTGGGATTACCAGTATTGGTCGCTTTGGGTCGCGGGCGGCGGCGGTGTCTTTAAGGATGTCTGGACCGCCTCTACCTTTGCGGCGGCGGGCTTTTACGCCTCGGATACCCATATCCCCTCCCGCATCTATGCCATGAGCATCGAGCACCATTGCCGCAACGAGGTCAAGTTCAAAAACGTGCGCAACTGGAAGGTGTACGGCTTGCAGACCGAGGAGGAGGTGGCCGAGAGCCGCCATTGCCAGCCGCTGGAGCTGCGGGACTGCGCTAATCTGCTGTTCGCCAACACTTACCTTTTCCGGGTGATCTGGCTGTACAATCCCTATCCTTACGCCATTACCACGCAAGGGTGCCGGGATATCGAATTTGCGGGTGTGCATAACTTTACCCAGGTCAAGTACACCATGGATAACCTGCTGTTCGACCGGACCAGCGGCCTTGAGGTGCGCCCCTGGCAGCTTAGCAGCCTCATCCTCGGCGAAAAGGCCGAAAAGCGGCCTCCCGTCACCTGCCCGGCGGTGTTAAACGGCCTGCCGCAGAAATTGGCCGGCGGCTTTGAGTTCCCCGACGCCATCACGACGGATCAAAAGGGCAACGTGTACTTTAGCGAATCCCGCATGCGCCGCATCTACCGTTGGGACGCGGCGGCCCAAACGCTGAAGCTGATCTGGGATGCGCCCTTTAAGCCCTTGGGCCTGGCGGTGGATACCCTTGGCAACCTGCTTGTGGCCTGCGAGTTCATCATCCCCAAGGGGGCGACCCAGGGCGGCCGGCCCGTGGTGGGGGATAAGCCCAACGAGCCCACCTCGTATGGTACCTGGTACCGCGCGGACGCGGTGGTGCGCATGTACGCCATCGATCCGGAGAACCCCGAGGAGAGCGTGCGGCCCCTGCCCCTGCAGGATATGCAGGGCGTAGCTAAGGTCGCCCGGGCTTATTACCCCGGCAACCGCTGGCGGGATTCCAATGACTACCTGCAAAAGGCCGTGGAGCCCTGTGAAAAGTGCTTTGTCGCGCCGGATGGGGTGACCATCATCCCCTACTGCTACGATCTGATCCGCATGTCCACCCTCTCCCCCGCCACGCCGGGCGCGCCCTTCTATGCGGTGGATGAGTATCTAAAGCGCACCGTGCGCTTTGACGTGGATGCAAAGGGCGCCCTGTCCAACCCCCAGGTGGTGGCCGAGCGGGGCGAGTACAGCGTGGCGCAGGATGCCTGCGGCCGCCTGTTTGTGCCCAACGGCCAGCTTTACGTGTACGCGGCGGACGGCGCTCCCCTTGGATGGGTGGACTGTCCGGACCGGCCCAGCTGCGTAGCCTTTGGCGGCGCGGATGGAAAGACGCTGTACATGACCACCCGCAGCGGATTTTACGCCGTCGCGCTGGCCTGA
- a CDS encoding DUF1540 domain-containing protein yields MRPSLRCLATSCAYNNNYRCGAGDIEVVDDHAPVVRCSTYSYRLGEEDTPNKPTEGMSTFGFIEVDFAGVGIASPITGASVRMEDHNPAVLCTARECLYNADLQCTAGQLKIGMPSQQPTQEAACETYRPQGRE; encoded by the coding sequence ATGAGACCGAGTTTACGTTGCCTGGCTACCAGTTGCGCGTATAACAACAACTACCGGTGCGGCGCTGGGGATATCGAAGTGGTGGACGACCACGCCCCCGTCGTGCGCTGCTCCACCTACAGCTACCGTCTGGGCGAGGAGGATACGCCCAACAAGCCCACCGAGGGTATGTCCACCTTTGGTTTTATCGAGGTGGATTTTGCGGGCGTTGGCATTGCCTCCCCCATCACCGGCGCGTCCGTACGGATGGAGGACCATAACCCGGCGGTGCTGTGTACGGCCAGGGAGTGCCTGTACAATGCAGACCTGCAATGTACGGCAGGGCAGCTGAAGATCGGCATGCCCTCCCAGCAGCCCACCCAAGAGGCGGCCTGCGAAACCTACCGGCCCCAGGGACGGGAATAG
- a CDS encoding helix-turn-helix domain-containing protein, protein MKYLHRLARNIKSLRAIHALTQEDLSLNTEISLSVLRELEHGRGNPTLSTLERLADGLDVDLSSLLAENCKLHIMDVYLPLFKQLNGFQSLSPENQAAAIQSFSDFIKIVFKTQQH, encoded by the coding sequence ATGAAATATCTGCATCGCCTTGCCCGAAACATCAAATCTCTGCGCGCCATCCATGCCCTAACGCAAGAGGACCTTTCCCTGAATACCGAGATCAGCCTCTCGGTGCTGCGCGAGCTGGAGCATGGCCGGGGCAACCCGACTTTAAGCACGCTGGAGCGCCTGGCAGACGGCTTGGATGTGGACCTGTCCAGCCTGCTGGCAGAAAATTGCAAACTGCACATCATGGATGTTTACCTGCCACTGTTCAAACAGCTCAATGGCTTCCAATCCCTCAGCCCTGAAAATCAGGCCGCGGCCATACAATCCTTCAGCGATTTTATTAAGATCGTCTTTAAAACACAGCAACATTGA
- a CDS encoding HdeD family acid-resistance protein — MLKSWVRQALSLGLGLAYIALGLAALVKLGESWRWTVYVIGLVLIGLAVAHLISGAQKSEKGYKNPALWAQAALTLALGVTLQLHPGDFEPVVQVVLGLWIAGQGMIDALVGLQLWLDGEPGGWTRLALALLSWAFAGTLFAVGQVAELFYSLVLGVYLLLFGLRNIYRVLEQRGVLRKPLPQSVKRRLSISLPIFIEAFYPSHLLRKIRRAIRKQGAESFTKAYEIGGESADIEVYIHLAEPFMSSFGHLDIAIGDTVISYGNYDPGGHLLWGLFSRGVVAVAPREDYIYYCIEKENKVLLGYTISATAQQFAAVREKLDELYGDWQRWKPVRGDKRLDYLFKMQKYTGARFYRVVKSPFRRFSTLSTNCVRMVDQLLGAMGFRRIAPGDTITPGACYRFFEGELAREESPVRGRRIYVKNGGKDLEKRKKDQLRREKKEKKRRRRQKKAARSKRRAAKKAGIKG, encoded by the coding sequence ATGCTGAAAAGCTGGGTGCGCCAGGCGCTTTCCCTGGGGCTGGGGCTGGCCTACATCGCACTGGGGCTGGCGGCCCTGGTCAAGCTGGGGGAGAGCTGGCGCTGGACGGTGTACGTTATTGGCCTGGTGCTGATCGGACTGGCAGTCGCCCACCTGATCAGCGGGGCGCAAAAAAGCGAAAAGGGCTATAAAAACCCTGCCCTTTGGGCGCAGGCTGCCCTGACGCTGGCGCTGGGCGTGACCTTGCAGCTGCATCCCGGGGACTTTGAGCCGGTGGTGCAGGTCGTGCTGGGGCTGTGGATCGCAGGGCAGGGGATGATCGACGCGCTGGTCGGCCTGCAGCTCTGGCTGGACGGTGAGCCGGGAGGGTGGACCCGGCTGGCTTTGGCGCTGCTCTCATGGGCTTTTGCCGGCACGCTGTTTGCCGTAGGTCAGGTGGCGGAGCTGTTTTACTCGCTGGTGTTAGGAGTGTACCTGCTGCTGTTTGGGCTGCGCAACATCTACCGGGTATTGGAGCAGCGGGGGGTATTGCGCAAACCCCTGCCCCAGAGCGTCAAGCGGCGGCTGAGCATCTCGCTGCCTATCTTTATAGAGGCTTTCTACCCCTCGCATCTGCTGCGGAAGATCCGCCGGGCGATCCGGAAACAGGGGGCCGAAAGCTTTACCAAGGCCTATGAGATCGGCGGGGAAAGCGCGGATATCGAGGTGTACATCCACCTGGCCGAGCCCTTTATGAGTTCATTTGGCCACCTGGATATCGCCATTGGGGATACGGTGATCTCCTATGGCAATTACGACCCGGGCGGGCACCTGCTCTGGGGATTATTCAGCCGGGGCGTGGTGGCCGTGGCGCCCCGGGAGGACTACATCTATTATTGTATTGAAAAAGAGAATAAGGTGCTGCTGGGCTACACCATTTCCGCCACGGCACAGCAGTTTGCCGCCGTGCGGGAAAAACTGGACGAGCTGTATGGCGACTGGCAGCGCTGGAAGCCGGTGCGGGGGGATAAGCGGCTGGACTATCTTTTTAAGATGCAAAAGTACACCGGCGCCAGGTTTTACCGGGTGGTCAAATCCCCCTTCCGGCGTTTTTCCACCCTTTCGACCAACTGCGTGCGGATGGTGGACCAGCTGCTGGGGGCCATGGGCTTTCGGCGCATCGCGCCGGGGGATACCATTACACCTGGCGCGTGCTACCGCTTTTTTGAAGGGGAGCTGGCGCGGGAGGAGAGCCCGGTGCGCGGGCGGCGTATCTACGTAAAAAACGGCGGCAAGGATCTGGAAAAGCGAAAGAAAGATCAGCTGCGCAGGGAAAAAAAGGAGAAAAAGCGCAGGCGCCGCCAGAAAAAGGCGGCCCGCAGCAAAAGGCGCGCGGCCAAAAAGGCCGGCATAAAAGGCTAA
- a CDS encoding GNAT family N-acetyltransferase yields MPDRIEIRMATAADAAALRAIYAPYVRRTAITFEYALPTEQEFAGRIQNTLARYPYLVALREGAPLGYAYAGRFNGRQAYDWAVETSIYLAPEARGKGLGRALYAALEEILLAQRVLNCNACIATCQGEDRHLPVGSVPFHQRMGYHLVGRFAKCGYKFGTWYDMIWMEKHLAAHPALPQRFIPLEEMEAQWRGYRRIIDLGRE; encoded by the coding sequence ATGCCGGACAGGATCGAGATCCGTATGGCTACAGCGGCGGATGCGGCGGCGCTGCGGGCGATTTATGCGCCCTATGTGCGCCGCACGGCCATAACCTTTGAGTACGCCCTGCCCACAGAGCAGGAATTTGCCGGGCGCATCCAAAATACCCTGGCGCGCTACCCGTACCTGGTGGCCCTGCGGGAGGGCGCGCCCCTGGGCTATGCCTACGCGGGCCGCTTTAACGGCCGGCAGGCCTACGATTGGGCGGTGGAGACCTCCATCTACCTGGCGCCGGAAGCCCGGGGAAAGGGATTGGGGCGGGCGCTGTACGCTGCCCTGGAAGAGATTTTGCTCGCGCAGCGCGTGCTCAACTGCAATGCCTGCATCGCTACCTGCCAGGGGGAGGACCGGCATCTGCCCGTGGGAAGCGTGCCTTTTCACCAGCGCATGGGCTACCATCTGGTGGGGCGCTTTGCAAAGTGCGGATATAAGTTTGGCACCTGGTATGATATGATCTGGATGGAAAAGCATTTGGCCGCCCACCCGGCGCTGCCGCAGCGCTTCATCCCCCTGGAGGAGATGGAAGCGCAGTGGCGGGGTTATCGAAGGATCATTGACCTTGGGCGGGAATAG
- the gap gene encoding type I glyceraldehyde-3-phosphate dehydrogenase yields MMVKIGINGFGRIGRLVFRAAAANPEVQVVGINDPFIDVEYMKYMLTYDTVHGRFDGEVCVKGDKLVVNGNEVAVYSCMNPEEIPWKDCGAEYIAEATGVFCTEEKASKHFVGGAKKVVITAPAKDKSPMFVMGVNQNTYTKDMKVVSNASCTTNCLAPLASVINDKFGIVEGLMTTVHATTATQKTVDGPSKKDWRGGRGAAFNIIPSSTGAAKAVGVVIPELNGKLTGMAFRVPTADVSVVDLTCRLAKETTYDEIKAAMKEASESDRFKGIIGYTEDAVVSSDFTTDPRTSIFDATAGIMLSPTFVKLVAWYDNEWGYSNKVVNLIQHMAKVDAE; encoded by the coding sequence ATCATGGTAAAAATTGGTATCAATGGTTTTGGTCGTATCGGCCGCTTGGTTTTCCGCGCGGCTGCCGCCAATCCTGAAGTGCAGGTCGTCGGCATCAACGATCCTTTCATCGACGTTGAGTACATGAAATACATGCTCACGTACGATACCGTACATGGCCGTTTTGACGGTGAGGTGTGCGTGAAGGGCGACAAGCTGGTGGTCAACGGCAACGAAGTGGCCGTGTATTCCTGCATGAACCCCGAGGAGATTCCGTGGAAAGATTGCGGCGCTGAGTACATCGCCGAGGCTACCGGCGTGTTCTGCACCGAAGAGAAGGCTTCCAAGCACTTTGTGGGCGGCGCTAAGAAGGTCGTCATCACCGCCCCCGCGAAGGATAAGAGCCCCATGTTCGTTATGGGCGTAAACCAGAATACCTACACCAAGGATATGAAGGTTGTTTCCAACGCCAGCTGCACCACCAACTGCCTGGCTCCTCTGGCCAGCGTCATCAACGATAAGTTCGGCATCGTCGAGGGTCTGATGACCACCGTCCATGCTACCACCGCTACCCAGAAGACCGTTGACGGCCCCTCCAAGAAGGATTGGCGCGGCGGCCGCGGCGCGGCGTTCAACATCATCCCCTCCTCCACTGGCGCGGCCAAGGCTGTGGGTGTTGTTATCCCCGAGCTCAACGGCAAGCTGACCGGTATGGCCTTCCGCGTGCCCACGGCTGACGTGTCCGTTGTGGACCTGACCTGCCGCCTGGCCAAAGAGACCACCTATGACGAGATCAAAGCCGCGATGAAGGAAGCCAGCGAGTCTGATCGCTTCAAGGGCATCATCGGCTACACCGAGGATGCTGTGGTTTCCAGCGACTTCACCACCGATCCGCGCACGTCCATCTTCGATGCGACCGCCGGCATCATGCTCTCGCCCACCTTTGTAAAGCTCGTTGCCTGGTATGACAATGAGTGGGGCTATTCCAACAAGGTCGTCAACCTGATCCAGCACATGGCCAAGGTCGACGCCGAATAA
- a CDS encoding DUF7018 domain-containing (lipo)protein: MKTKTLICALLCALLAATLMLGGCAAPAPEATPSPSATPEATATPQATATPQASASSAAGDDETSLLRYINDMTSKANALSTSMTDVGKAFQNLAEADEAWAQDILDKIETCKKDCENFKNMQAPSIFQETQQLYSEAAEKFIAALNQYRDGINDYMSSKDVNKLVDYVTQANDLLLDGSQTMQEGAQAMQDAVK; encoded by the coding sequence ATGAAAACCAAAACGCTGATCTGCGCACTTCTATGCGCCCTTTTAGCCGCAACGCTGATGCTGGGCGGCTGCGCCGCGCCGGCTCCCGAGGCCACCCCATCCCCCAGCGCCACGCCGGAAGCCACCGCCACCCCGCAGGCCACTGCTACGCCCCAAGCGTCCGCCTCATCTGCCGCCGGCGACGATGAAACCAGCCTGTTGCGTTATATTAACGATATGACCAGCAAAGCCAACGCCCTTTCCACCTCCATGACGGATGTTGGCAAGGCCTTCCAGAACCTGGCCGAGGCGGACGAAGCCTGGGCGCAGGATATTTTGGATAAGATCGAGACCTGTAAAAAGGACTGCGAAAACTTTAAAAACATGCAGGCGCCTTCCATCTTCCAGGAGACCCAGCAGCTCTACAGCGAGGCCGCAGAAAAATTCATCGCCGCGCTGAACCAATACCGCGATGGCATCAACGATTACATGTCCTCCAAGGATGTGAACAAGCTGGTGGACTATGTGACCCAGGCCAATGACCTGCTGCTGGATGGCAGCCAAACGATGCAGGAAGGCGCCCAGGCCATGCAGGACGCGGTAAAATAA